The Scleropages formosus chromosome 11, fSclFor1.1, whole genome shotgun sequence genome window below encodes:
- the LOC114911924 gene encoding macrophage mannose receptor 1-like: protein MSKNWTEAQSYCRKNYTDLVTIDNPEEMNRVINRVNLTGYTGPAWIGLEKGNSWKWLWSLADTPSYNENDIGLWDKAANQPDWMIGGTEDCGRLKNLKWHDYPCNSTAYFVCYNGTTNPYILIETYLTWREAQRYCRENYTDLASVRTQVDQQQMKSLVSSTVWIGLFRDPWQWSDRRNSSFRYWAPEKLILVQENMTWNEAQSYCRENNVDLVSVYSEEIQNWVERMVRSATSSHVWLGLRFSCRLKLWFWVTGSVACYQNWVPGNGSGAGHCGNTGAVQSGGGHQWVSLPETQKLNFICSK from the exons ATGAGTAAAAACTGGACTGAAGCACAGAGTTACTGCAGAAAGAACTACACTGACCTGGTTACCATTGACaacccagaggaaatgaacagagtGATTAACAGGGTAAACCTCACTGGTTATACTGGACCAGCCTGGATAGGACTGGAGAAGGGAAACTCATGGAAGTGGCTGTGGTCCCTGGCAGACACACCTTCCtataatgaaaatgatattGGCTTGTGGGACAAGGCAGCAAATCAGCCTGATTGGATGATCGGTGGGACTGAAGACTGTGGAAGACTGAAAAACTTGAAATGGCATGACTATCCCTGTAACTCCACAGCATATTTCGTTTGTTACAATG GTACCACAAACCCCTACATATTAATAGAAACATATCTGACATGGAGAGAGGCTCAGAGATACTGCAGAGAGAATTACACAGACCTGGCCAGTGTGAGGACCCAGGTTGATCAACAGCAGATGAAGTCATTGGTGTCAAGCACAGTGTGGATCGGCCTCTTCAGAGACCCTTGGCAGTGGTCAGACCGGAGAAACTCCTCCTTCCGCTACTGGGCACCAGAAAAA TTGATCCTGGTACAAGAGAACATGACCTGGAATGAAGCCCAGAGCTACTGCAGGGAGAACAATGTGGACCTGGTGTCTGTCTACAGTGAGGAGATCCAGAACTGGGTGGAGAGGATGGTTAGAAGTGCCACCAGTTCCCATGTGTGGTTGGGTCTGCGCTTCTCCTGCAGATTGAAACTCTGGTTCTGGGTCACCGGAAGCGTGGCCTGCTACCAGAACTGGGTTCCGGGTAACGGGAGTGGAGCTGGACACTGTGGGAACACTGGGGCTGTCCAATCTGGAGGAGGACATCAGTGGGTCAGTCTGCCTGAGACTCAGAAGCTCAACTTCATCTGCTCCAAATAG
- the LOC114911925 gene encoding C-type mannose receptor 2-like: MSVGMRKTMIFLMLFRPGLCRLSSCLTYEYHFANMNKNWTEAQSYCRENYTDLVTIDNPEEMNRVINRVNLTGYTGPAWIGLEKGNSWKWQWSLADTPSYNENDIGLWDKAANQPDWMIGGTEDCGRLENLKWHDYPCNFKAYFVCYNGAQGTTNPYILIETYLTWREAQRYCRENYTDLASVRTQVDQQQMKSLVSSTVWIGLFRDPWQWSDQRNSSFRYWAPGKPDNNTGNEKCTVASITQTLSGTWDDRQCGEKHPFICYDEKPPPYEGKRTVVKVKLSSAANLKDPDFSDQILQQLRKELIGRAMSEDTQLRWRIQPDGQIFHLSEEDSTGHEGKCNIT; encoded by the exons ATGTCTGTAGGAATGAGGAAAACCATGATCTTCCTCATGCTGTTCCGTCCAG GGCTATGCAGACTTTCTTCTTGCCTCACATATGAATATCACTTTGCAAACATGAATAAGAACTGGACTGAAGCACAGAGTTACTGCAGAGAGAACTACACTGACCTGGTTACCATTGACaacccagaggaaatgaacagagtGATTAACAGGGTAAACCTTACTGGTTATACTGGACCAGCCTGGATAGGACTGGAGAAGGGAAACTCATGGAAGTGGCAGTGGTCCCTGGCAGACACACCTTCCtataatgaaaatgatattGGCTTGTGGGACAAGGCAGCTAATCAGCCTGATTGGATGATCGGTGGGACTGAAGACTGTGGAAGACTGGAAAACTTGAAATGGCATGACTATCCCTGTAACTTCAAAGCATATTTCGTTTGTTACAATG GCGCACAAGGTACCACAAACCCCTACATATTAATAGAAACATATCTGACGTGGAGAGAGGCTCAGAGATACTGCAGAGAGAATTACACAGACCTGGCCAGTGTGAGGACCCAGGTTGATCAACAGCAGATGAAGTCATTGGTGTCAAGCACAGTGTGGATCGGCCTCTTCAGAGACCCTTGGCAGTGGTCAGACCAGAGAAACTCCTCATTCCGCTACTGGGCACCAGGAAAACCTGATAATAATACTGGGAATGAGAAGTGTACTGTAGCCTCGATCACACAGACACTCAGTGGAACGTGGGATGATCGACAGTGTGGTGAAAAACACCCGTTCATATGTTATGATG AAAAGCCCCCACCGTACGAAGGAAAAAGAACAGTGGTGAAGGTGAAACTGAGTTCTGCTGCAAATTTAAAAGATCCTGACTTCAGCGACCAGATTCTACAGCAG ctgcGTAAGGAGCTGATCGGTCGAGCGATGTCGGAGGACACACAGCTACGCTGGAGGATTCAACCTGATGGACAGATTTTCCACTTGAGTGAGGAAGACAGCACTGGCCATGAAGGAAAATGTAACATAACATGA